The following are from one region of the Hymenobacter sp. YIM 151858-1 genome:
- a CDS encoding DUF3298 and DUF4163 domain-containing protein, producing the protein MSRHQTIFLGAHALLLTLAACQERQKTEARTSAEQPTTAPAAAALSNSPGAWYRQYRGLLPGSPDSITLHLTAAPANPTEAEIASYYGSYSRPDGQPFELVGLAAISPDSVVLQDISPEVAASDNNGPVWRLRRQGTALVGTYKGQAVRLRLARPAGSVAMVARYFADSVAAYPGQAQTPYAHLSLLALLPVEAPAELRANILRTLRGDTLSNRPAPTLAGYWQAQWRNYAADYRANAAEARSATAPDDTTALPAYALRYDEQQLVRVLWNQAPVLSLGFLNYSYTGGAHGNYGTTVASFDVRTGRALRYADIFRPGTEAQLTPVLSRAVRRTLGIGAAARLDEVLMVEQMPVTRNVYLTGGGVVFVYVPYEIASYAQGEIRVFVPFAELRPYLQPGLPLGTHADVAVL; encoded by the coding sequence ATGAGCCGCCATCAGACCATTTTCCTAGGTGCCCATGCCCTGTTACTGACCCTTGCAGCCTGCCAGGAGCGTCAGAAAACCGAAGCCCGCACTTCGGCCGAACAGCCCACCACAGCGCCCGCCGCGGCAGCGCTTAGCAACTCGCCGGGCGCGTGGTACCGGCAGTACCGCGGCCTGCTGCCCGGCAGCCCCGATAGCATTACCCTGCACCTAACGGCCGCGCCTGCCAACCCAACCGAAGCCGAAATAGCCAGCTACTACGGTTCTTACAGCCGCCCCGACGGGCAGCCTTTTGAGCTGGTGGGCTTGGCCGCCATCAGCCCCGATAGCGTGGTGCTGCAAGACATCAGCCCCGAAGTAGCTGCTTCGGATAACAACGGCCCCGTGTGGCGCCTGCGCCGGCAAGGCACCGCGTTGGTAGGCACGTACAAGGGCCAGGCCGTGCGTTTACGCCTGGCCCGGCCGGCGGGCAGCGTAGCAATGGTGGCGCGCTATTTCGCCGATTCGGTAGCGGCTTACCCCGGCCAGGCGCAAACCCCGTATGCGCACCTCAGCCTGTTGGCCTTGCTTCCGGTTGAAGCCCCCGCCGAGCTTCGGGCCAACATCCTGCGCACGCTGCGCGGCGATACGCTCAGCAACCGGCCAGCGCCCACGCTCGCCGGGTACTGGCAGGCGCAATGGCGGAATTACGCTGCCGATTACCGCGCCAACGCCGCCGAAGCCCGCAGCGCCACCGCCCCCGACGATACCACCGCCCTGCCGGCCTACGCCCTCCGCTACGACGAGCAGCAGCTCGTGCGCGTGCTCTGGAACCAGGCGCCGGTGCTTAGTCTGGGCTTTCTGAACTACAGCTACACCGGCGGCGCCCACGGCAACTACGGCACCACCGTGGCCAGCTTTGATGTGCGCACCGGGCGGGCCCTGCGCTACGCCGACATCTTTCGGCCCGGCACAGAGGCGCAGCTTACGCCGGTGCTCAGCCGCGCCGTGCGCCGCACCCTAGGTATCGGGGCCGCCGCCCGCCTCGATGAGGTGCTGATGGTAGAGCAGATGCCCGTTACGCGCAACGTTTACCTGACCGGCGGGGGCGTAGTGTTTGTGTACGTGCCCTACGAAATAGCCTCGTACGCCCAGGGCGAAATCCGGGTGTTTGTGCCCTTTGCCGAGCTGCGGCCCTACTTGCAGCCGGGCCTGCCCCTAGGTACCCACGCCGACGTAGCCGTCCTTTAG
- a CDS encoding fatty acid desaturase family protein, which yields MSVPKFAAVRQKESFHNELKRRVNAYFEESGKATTGNATLFTKAALLTGALLFLYIHLVFFTPPTGWAILECILMGGVGAAIGFNIMHDGAHGSFSKHGWLNQAAAFTLNVFGGNSFMWNMKHNLIHHMYTNIDGVDDDIDAQPWLRLSETQPRRALHRYQHYYFWFLYALFYLAWVVMMDYQKYFKGSIGSVPLKKMETKDQLVFWGFKALYLVLFVGIPIYIVGFLPWVIGFLIFAAVAGFSLSLVFQLAHTVEPATFPVPDAQTYKMEDEWAVHQLKTTANFATNNKVVTWLLGGLNFQVEHHLFPKISHVHYPAISKIIKQACEEFNVTYNEFPRMRSAVLSHVLFLRQLGRA from the coding sequence ATGTCAGTACCCAAGTTTGCCGCCGTTCGGCAAAAAGAGTCGTTTCACAATGAGCTGAAGCGCCGCGTCAACGCCTATTTCGAAGAATCGGGCAAAGCCACTACCGGCAACGCCACGCTGTTCACCAAAGCGGCCCTGCTCACGGGCGCGCTGCTGTTTCTCTACATCCACCTCGTGTTCTTCACGCCGCCTACGGGCTGGGCCATTCTGGAGTGCATCCTGATGGGTGGGGTAGGGGCCGCTATCGGCTTCAACATCATGCACGACGGTGCCCACGGTTCGTTCTCGAAGCACGGCTGGCTCAACCAGGCCGCCGCTTTCACCCTGAACGTGTTCGGCGGCAACTCGTTCATGTGGAACATGAAGCACAACCTCATCCACCACATGTACACCAACATCGACGGCGTGGATGACGACATCGATGCCCAGCCCTGGCTGCGCCTGAGCGAAACCCAGCCGCGCCGCGCCCTGCACCGCTACCAGCACTACTACTTCTGGTTTCTGTACGCCCTCTTCTACCTGGCTTGGGTTGTGATGATGGACTACCAGAAATACTTCAAAGGCTCCATCGGCTCGGTGCCGCTGAAGAAGATGGAAACCAAGGATCAGCTAGTGTTCTGGGGGTTTAAGGCGCTGTACCTCGTGCTTTTCGTGGGCATTCCCATCTACATCGTGGGCTTTCTGCCCTGGGTTATCGGCTTCCTGATCTTCGCCGCCGTGGCCGGTTTCTCGCTCAGCCTGGTGTTCCAGCTGGCCCACACCGTGGAGCCCGCCACCTTCCCGGTGCCCGACGCCCAGACCTACAAAATGGAAGATGAGTGGGCCGTGCACCAGCTGAAAACCACCGCCAACTTCGCCACCAACAACAAAGTAGTTACCTGGCTCCTAGGTGGCCTGAACTTCCAGGTGGAGCATCACCTGTTCCCGAAAATTTCGCACGTGCACTACCCGGCCATCAGCAAGATCATCAAGCAGGCCTGCGAGGAGTTCAACGTGACCTACAACGAATTCCCGCGCATGCGCTCGGCGGTGCTGTCGCACGTGCTGTTCCTGCGGCAGCTGGGGCGGGCGTAG
- the rpsA gene encoding 30S ribosomal protein S1, with amino-acid sequence MAEMVDNFDWDNVGANSFGGNYSQEERARLEEMYAGTLTTVEEEQVVKGTVVSVNDRDVIVNIGFKSDGLVPRSEFRDLAELKPGDEVEVFIEDQEDANGQLILSRKKAKIKQAWKAIYDALENDTILEGVVKRRTKGGLIMELDGVEAFLPGSQIDVKPIRDFDIYVGRRMEVKVVKINAAFDNVVVSHKVLIEKDLEKQREAILNNLEKGQILEGVIKNMTNFGVFIDLGGVDGLLHITDISWGRIAHPSEVLQLDQKLNVVVLDFDEAKKRISLGLKQLTPHPWDSLPQDLQPGSRVQGRIVNVADYGAFMEIVPGVEGLIHVSEMSWSQHLRNPQDFIKQGDVVEAQILTLDRDERKMSLGIKQLTEDPWTRADFGGKYAVGTKHNGLVRNLTNFGLFVELEEGVDGLVHVSDLSWTKKVKHPSEMVKVGDRLDVVVLELDVQNRRLALGHKQLEENPWDTFQTVFTPGSVHKATITEKSDRGAVLELPYGIEGFAYPKSLAKEDGSQPEVGEALDFRVVEFSKDDRRIVLSHSATYGAGQEEENNRAAKFQKKKPAAGGNAGGNTGEGKVADLKKAEKSTLGDLDALSALRDRMLGNEQGENNG; translated from the coding sequence ATGGCAGAAATGGTAGACAACTTCGACTGGGACAACGTCGGAGCCAACAGCTTCGGTGGCAACTACTCGCAAGAGGAGCGCGCCCGTCTCGAAGAAATGTACGCCGGTACGCTCACCACCGTTGAGGAGGAGCAAGTAGTAAAAGGCACGGTAGTTTCGGTTAACGACCGCGACGTAATCGTGAACATCGGCTTTAAGTCGGATGGTCTGGTTCCGCGTTCGGAATTCCGCGACCTGGCTGAGCTGAAGCCCGGCGACGAAGTTGAAGTATTCATCGAAGACCAGGAAGATGCCAACGGTCAGCTGATCCTGTCGCGCAAGAAGGCGAAGATCAAGCAGGCTTGGAAGGCCATCTACGACGCACTGGAAAACGACACCATCCTGGAAGGTGTGGTGAAGCGTCGCACCAAGGGCGGTCTGATCATGGAGCTGGACGGCGTAGAAGCCTTCTTGCCCGGCTCGCAGATCGACGTGAAGCCCATCCGCGACTTCGACATCTATGTTGGTCGTCGCATGGAGGTGAAAGTGGTGAAAATCAACGCCGCTTTCGACAACGTGGTTGTTTCGCACAAAGTCCTCATCGAGAAGGACCTGGAGAAGCAGCGCGAAGCCATCCTCAACAACCTGGAGAAAGGCCAGATCCTCGAGGGCGTTATCAAGAACATGACCAACTTCGGTGTGTTCATCGACCTCGGCGGCGTAGACGGCCTGCTGCACATTACCGACATCTCGTGGGGCCGTATCGCTCACCCGTCGGAAGTACTGCAGCTCGACCAGAAACTGAACGTAGTAGTTCTGGACTTCGACGAAGCCAAGAAGCGTATTTCGCTCGGTCTGAAGCAGCTGACCCCGCACCCGTGGGATTCGTTGCCGCAAGACCTGCAGCCCGGCTCGCGCGTACAAGGCCGCATCGTGAACGTGGCCGACTACGGTGCGTTCATGGAGATTGTGCCTGGCGTTGAAGGCCTGATCCACGTTTCGGAAATGTCGTGGAGCCAGCACCTGCGCAACCCGCAGGACTTCATCAAGCAGGGCGACGTAGTGGAGGCTCAGATCCTGACCCTCGACCGCGACGAGCGCAAGATGAGCCTGGGCATCAAGCAACTGACCGAAGACCCGTGGACTCGCGCCGACTTCGGTGGCAAGTACGCTGTAGGTACCAAGCACAACGGTCTGGTGCGTAACCTCACCAACTTCGGCCTGTTCGTAGAACTGGAAGAAGGTGTTGACGGCCTCGTACACGTTTCGGACCTGTCGTGGACCAAGAAGGTGAAGCACCCCTCGGAAATGGTGAAGGTTGGTGACCGTCTGGACGTAGTAGTTCTCGAACTCGACGTGCAGAACCGCCGCCTGGCCCTGGGCCACAAGCAGCTGGAAGAAAACCCCTGGGATACCTTCCAGACGGTATTCACCCCTGGCTCGGTTCACAAGGCTACCATCACCGAGAAGTCGGACCGCGGCGCCGTTCTGGAGCTGCCCTACGGCATCGAAGGTTTTGCTTACCCCAAGTCGCTGGCCAAAGAAGATGGCTCGCAGCCTGAAGTAGGCGAGGCGCTGGACTTCCGCGTAGTTGAATTCTCGAAAGACGACCGTCGCATCGTGCTGTCGCACTCTGCTACCTACGGTGCTGGCCAAGAGGAGGAAAACAACCGCGCTGCCAAGTTCCAGAAGAAGAAGCCTGCTGCTGGCGGCAACGCTGGTGGCAACACCGGCGAAGGCAAAGTTGCCGATCTGAAGAAAGCCGAGAAGTCGACCCTGGGCGACCTCGACGCTTTGAGCGCCCTGCGCGACCGGATGCTGGGCAACGAGCAAGGTGAAAACAACGGCTAA
- the cphA gene encoding cyanophycin synthetase: MKIVDLRTMRGPSYWSVKHPKIIVLKLDLEELADTWSNAVPGLDTRLLRLLPNLEEPRSNDAREASKRPPLSREQIADGEPWGHIVQHVALELQRMAGMPMRWGKSHPAHEENMEMVLFEYQEERAGRVAAEAAVDLLNALVRKEKYDVRAIVDELHEIREEEYFGPSTYSIVAEAASRGIPYIQLRESNIIQLGYGVNQKRIWATTSSYTSHAAVEIAGNKNRTKALLAEAGVPVPRGTTVYDAEELKQAVEDLGYPIVTKPLDGNHGKGATINIKNWKEALAGLKAAQQYSEAVIVEQFIEGFDFRLLVINGKLVAAAKRTPAAVTGDGVHTIQELIDEINKDPRRGIGHEKVLTKIKIDKHTNQILKARELTPKSVLPAGEVLYLKSTANISTGGTATDVTDLVDPYNVLLAERVAGIIGLDICGIDVLTTDIAIPLNETRGAVIEVNAAPGFRMHISPAEGLPRNVAAPVVDMLFPRGATSRIPIFSVTGTNGKTTTTLLLSHLVASKGFKVGHTTTSGIYIQGRQLQSGDCTGSQSTEFVLKDPTVNFAVLEVARGGMLRSGLGFRYCDVAVVTNVAADHLGMRDIHTVEEMAAVKGVLPRTVRKSGWAVLNADNDYTYAMRQWVDCKVALFSMDENSPRIRSHVEAGGVAAVYEEGYITIYKNTYKLRIDQAENFPITLGGRAKFNIENALAAALAAYCYGFDKDDIKTALRTFVPSATKTPGRMNVFRFPGFEVIVDYAHNTHGIEKFGEFLAATPATHRVGVVSGLGDRREEDTIDYARTAGRIFDEVVLRQDRDLRGKTAEEIERLMRSGLTMDKPDLPISYVEDELDAIEYAVQTAREGSVITIFTENIKGALGKVEELQARIGQPQQQPA, encoded by the coding sequence ATGAAAATCGTCGACCTCCGCACCATGCGTGGGCCTAGCTACTGGTCCGTGAAGCACCCCAAGATTATCGTGCTGAAACTTGACCTGGAAGAACTGGCCGATACCTGGAGCAACGCCGTGCCGGGCCTCGATACGCGCCTGCTGCGCCTGCTGCCCAACCTCGAGGAGCCCCGCAGCAACGACGCCCGCGAGGCCTCCAAGCGCCCTCCGCTCTCGCGCGAGCAAATTGCCGACGGCGAACCATGGGGCCACATTGTGCAGCACGTGGCGCTGGAGCTGCAGCGCATGGCCGGCATGCCCATGCGCTGGGGCAAATCGCATCCGGCGCACGAGGAGAACATGGAGATGGTACTGTTCGAGTACCAGGAGGAGCGGGCGGGCCGTGTAGCGGCCGAAGCCGCCGTTGACCTGCTGAACGCCTTGGTGCGGAAGGAGAAGTACGACGTGCGCGCCATCGTCGACGAGCTGCACGAAATCCGGGAGGAGGAATACTTTGGGCCGAGCACCTACAGCATTGTGGCGGAGGCGGCCTCGCGGGGCATTCCGTACATCCAGCTGCGCGAGAGCAACATCATTCAGCTGGGCTATGGCGTAAATCAAAAGCGCATTTGGGCCACTACCAGCAGCTACACCTCGCACGCGGCCGTGGAAATTGCCGGCAACAAAAACCGCACGAAAGCCTTGCTGGCCGAGGCAGGCGTGCCGGTGCCGCGCGGTACCACCGTGTACGATGCCGAAGAGCTGAAGCAGGCCGTGGAGGACCTAGGGTACCCCATCGTGACGAAGCCGCTCGACGGCAACCACGGCAAGGGCGCTACCATCAACATCAAGAACTGGAAGGAGGCACTGGCCGGCCTGAAGGCCGCGCAACAGTACTCCGAGGCGGTGATTGTGGAGCAGTTCATCGAGGGCTTCGATTTCCGCCTGCTCGTAATCAACGGCAAACTGGTGGCCGCGGCCAAGCGTACTCCGGCTGCCGTTACCGGCGACGGGGTGCACACCATTCAGGAGCTGATCGACGAGATTAACAAAGACCCGCGACGTGGGATTGGCCACGAAAAGGTGCTCACTAAAATCAAAATTGATAAGCACACCAACCAAATCCTGAAGGCCCGCGAGCTGACGCCCAAATCGGTGCTGCCGGCGGGGGAGGTGCTGTACCTCAAGAGCACGGCCAACATCAGCACGGGCGGCACTGCTACCGATGTCACCGACCTTGTCGACCCCTACAACGTGCTGTTGGCCGAACGCGTGGCCGGCATCATCGGGCTCGATATCTGCGGCATCGACGTGCTGACGACCGACATTGCCATTCCGCTGAACGAAACGCGCGGAGCGGTAATTGAGGTAAACGCCGCGCCGGGCTTCCGGATGCACATTTCGCCCGCCGAAGGCCTGCCGCGCAACGTAGCCGCGCCCGTGGTGGATATGCTTTTCCCGAGGGGCGCTACCTCGCGCATTCCCATTTTCTCGGTAACGGGCACCAACGGCAAAACCACCACCACTTTGCTGCTTTCTCACTTGGTAGCTTCCAAAGGCTTTAAAGTGGGCCACACCACCACCAGCGGCATTTACATACAGGGCCGCCAGCTGCAAAGCGGCGACTGCACCGGCTCGCAAAGCACCGAGTTTGTGCTGAAAGACCCCACCGTAAACTTTGCGGTGCTGGAGGTGGCCCGCGGCGGTATGCTGCGCTCGGGCCTGGGCTTCCGGTACTGCGACGTGGCCGTGGTAACCAACGTGGCCGCCGACCACCTAGGGATGCGCGACATTCATACGGTAGAGGAAATGGCCGCCGTGAAGGGCGTGCTGCCGCGCACAGTGCGCAAGAGCGGCTGGGCCGTGCTCAACGCCGATAACGACTACACCTACGCCATGCGGCAATGGGTCGACTGCAAAGTGGCCCTGTTCAGCATGGATGAAAACAGCCCGCGTATCCGTAGCCACGTGGAGGCCGGCGGGGTGGCGGCCGTGTACGAAGAAGGCTACATCACGATTTACAAAAACACCTACAAGCTGCGCATCGACCAGGCCGAGAACTTCCCGATTACTCTAGGTGGCCGGGCCAAGTTCAACATCGAGAATGCCCTGGCAGCAGCTTTGGCGGCCTATTGCTACGGCTTCGATAAGGACGACATCAAGACGGCGCTGCGCACGTTTGTGCCGTCGGCCACGAAAACGCCGGGCCGCATGAACGTGTTCCGCTTCCCAGGTTTCGAGGTTATTGTCGACTACGCCCACAACACGCACGGCATCGAGAAATTCGGCGAGTTTCTGGCGGCCACGCCGGCCACGCACCGCGTGGGCGTGGTATCGGGCCTCGGCGACCGGCGCGAAGAAGACACCATCGACTACGCCCGAACAGCCGGCCGCATCTTCGATGAGGTGGTGCTGCGCCAGGACCGCGACCTGCGCGGCAAAACCGCCGAGGAAATTGAGCGCCTGATGCGCAGCGGCCTCACCATGGATAAGCCCGACCTGCCCATTTCGTACGTGGAGGACGAGCTCGATGCCATTGAGTACGCCGTGCAAACGGCCCGCGAAGGCTCGGTAATCACCATCTTCACCGAGAACATCAAAGGCGCCCTGGGTAAGGTGGAGGAGCTGCAGGCCCGCATTGGCCAACCCCAGCAGCAACCCGCCTAA
- a CDS encoding TPMT family class I SAM-dependent methyltransferase, giving the protein MSATPFDAAYWSARYAAGHDQWDTGAVTEPLRAYFAQLGPGDARRILIPGAGRAYEAEYLHRAGFAQVYVADIAPEALGALQQRVPDFPAEHLLLQDFFALQGPYDLIVEQTFFCALDPALRLRYAQQCANLLRPGGKLVGLLFDGQVGPGNEPPFGGTRQEYRRYFEPYFDFIYFDTAYNSIKPRADRELFICLQKKADTLA; this is encoded by the coding sequence ATGTCAGCAACCCCCTTCGACGCCGCTTATTGGAGCGCCCGCTACGCCGCCGGCCACGACCAGTGGGATACCGGCGCCGTGACCGAACCGCTTCGGGCGTACTTCGCTCAGCTGGGCCCCGGCGATGCCCGCCGCATTCTGATTCCGGGTGCTGGCCGCGCCTACGAGGCTGAGTACCTGCATCGTGCAGGGTTTGCGCAGGTGTACGTGGCCGACATTGCGCCCGAGGCCCTAGGTGCGCTGCAACAGCGCGTACCCGATTTTCCGGCCGAGCACCTGCTGCTTCAGGATTTCTTCGCCTTGCAAGGGCCCTACGACCTAATCGTGGAGCAAACATTTTTCTGCGCCCTCGATCCTGCGCTGCGCCTCCGCTACGCCCAGCAGTGTGCCAACCTGCTCCGGCCGGGCGGCAAGCTGGTGGGTTTACTCTTCGATGGCCAGGTAGGTCCGGGCAACGAGCCGCCCTTCGGCGGTACCCGCCAAGAGTACCGCCGTTACTTCGAGCCGTACTTCGATTTCATTTACTTCGATACGGCCTACAACTCCATTAAGCCGCGGGCCGACCGCGAGCTGTTCATCTGCCTTCAGAAAAAAGCCGACACCCTGGCCTAG
- the kdsA gene encoding 3-deoxy-8-phosphooctulonate synthase — MLNTLTAALPNFAHTNSGQFFLMAGPCVIEGEDMALRIAEQVRTICDRLQIPFIFKGSYRKANRSRLDSFTGIGDETALRILQKVGREIGVPTVTDIHESGEAAMAAEYVDVLQIPAFLCRQTELLVAAAETGKVVNIKKGQFLSGESMGFAVDKVRQSGNPHVILTDRGNSFGYSDLVVDYRNIPAMQSFGVPVVMDVTHSLQEPNQSSGVTGGKPQLIQTIASAAIAVGADGLFIETHPTPATAKSDGANMLQLDRLEALLERLTRIREAVRA; from the coding sequence ATGCTGAATACCCTAACCGCTGCCCTGCCCAACTTCGCACATACCAACTCGGGCCAGTTCTTCCTGATGGCCGGCCCTTGCGTTATCGAAGGCGAAGACATGGCCTTGCGCATTGCCGAGCAGGTGCGCACGATTTGCGACCGGCTGCAGATTCCGTTCATCTTTAAGGGCTCGTACCGCAAGGCCAACCGTTCGCGCCTCGACTCCTTCACGGGCATCGGCGACGAAACCGCGCTGCGCATCCTGCAGAAAGTGGGCCGCGAAATCGGCGTGCCCACCGTTACCGACATTCACGAATCGGGGGAGGCGGCCATGGCGGCCGAGTACGTGGATGTGCTGCAGATACCCGCCTTTTTGTGCCGCCAAACCGAGCTGCTGGTGGCTGCGGCCGAAACGGGCAAGGTGGTCAACATCAAGAAAGGCCAGTTTTTGTCGGGCGAATCGATGGGCTTTGCCGTGGATAAGGTGCGCCAGTCGGGCAACCCGCACGTAATCCTCACCGACCGCGGCAACTCGTTCGGCTACTCCGATCTGGTGGTGGATTACCGCAACATTCCGGCCATGCAAAGCTTCGGCGTGCCCGTGGTGATGGACGTAACGCACTCCCTGCAGGAGCCCAACCAAAGCAGCGGCGTAACCGGCGGCAAGCCGCAACTCATCCAAACCATTGCCAGCGCCGCCATTGCCGTGGGCGCCGATGGCTTGTTCATCGAAACGCACCCCACGCCCGCCACGGCCAAATCGGACGGCGCCAACATGCTGCAGCTCGACCGCCTCGAAGCATTGCTGGAGCGCCTGACGCGCATCCGCGAGGCGGTGCGCGCCTAG
- a CDS encoding O-methyltransferase, producing the protein MSLLPQALRYIRYWLRSGNAHGLHSPFVFSVYLDVVCHTGQFAPFQAIEARRHALREDTRRLRITDFGAGSHTGAGHERAVRSIARSAAKPPRLAQLLFRLVNHLQPTTILELGTSLGLTTAYLASASSRARVLTFEGCPQTAAVARETFEQLHLGNVELTEGNFDETLPQVLAQLQQPIDFAFFDGNHRYVPTLRYFEQCLPHRTDNSVFVFDDIHWSGEMDRAWEAIKAHPDVMLTIDLFFIGLVFFRRNAPKQHFTLRIAERGLGV; encoded by the coding sequence TTGTCGCTACTGCCCCAGGCACTGCGCTACATCCGCTACTGGCTTCGATCGGGGAATGCACACGGGCTGCATTCCCCGTTTGTTTTTTCGGTTTACCTCGACGTGGTTTGCCACACCGGGCAATTCGCGCCTTTTCAGGCCATTGAAGCCCGTCGCCACGCACTACGCGAGGATACCCGCCGCCTGCGCATCACCGATTTTGGTGCCGGTTCGCACACGGGCGCCGGCCACGAGCGGGCCGTGCGCAGCATAGCCCGCTCGGCGGCCAAGCCGCCCAGGTTGGCGCAGCTGCTGTTTCGGTTGGTGAACCACTTGCAGCCAACTACTATTCTCGAGTTGGGCACGTCCCTAGGTCTGACTACCGCCTATTTGGCTTCGGCCAGTTCGCGGGCCCGGGTGCTCACCTTCGAAGGCTGCCCCCAAACGGCTGCCGTTGCCCGCGAAACATTCGAGCAGCTGCACCTAGGCAACGTGGAGCTGACAGAAGGCAACTTCGACGAAACGCTGCCGCAGGTCCTGGCGCAGCTGCAGCAGCCCATCGACTTCGCCTTTTTCGACGGCAACCACCGCTACGTGCCCACGCTGCGCTACTTCGAGCAGTGCCTCCCCCACCGCACCGACAACTCCGTTTTCGTGTTCGACGACATTCATTGGTCGGGCGAGATGGACCGAGCCTGGGAGGCCATCAAAGCGCACCCCGACGTGATGCTGACCATCGATTTGTTCTTTATCGGCCTGGTGTTCTTCCGGCGCAATGCGCCCAAGCAGCACTTTACCCTGCGCATTGCGGAGCGCGGCTTGGGGGTTTAG
- the apaG gene encoding Co2+/Mg2+ efflux protein ApaG → MNSTTTQGVTVSVSTSYLSEYSSPNQEHFVFAYRIDIRNHSEYTVKLLRRHWHIYDANGVVREVEGEGVVGQQPTLEPGDAHQYVSGCNLKTGIGKMRGTYLMERVADGRTFEVEIPEFTLVVPFRLN, encoded by the coding sequence ATGAACTCTACAACCACTCAGGGCGTGACGGTTAGCGTATCGACCAGCTACCTGTCCGAGTATTCGAGCCCCAACCAGGAACATTTCGTTTTTGCCTATAGAATCGACATTCGCAACCACAGCGAATACACCGTGAAGCTGCTGCGCCGCCACTGGCACATTTACGACGCCAACGGCGTGGTGCGCGAGGTGGAGGGCGAAGGCGTGGTGGGCCAGCAACCCACCCTCGAGCCCGGCGATGCGCACCAGTACGTATCGGGCTGCAACCTGAAAACCGGCATCGGCAAGATGCGCGGCACCTACCTGATGGAGCGTGTGGCCGATGGCCGTACCTTTGAGGTCGAGATACCCGAGTTTACGCTCGTGGTGCCGTTCCGCCTCAACTAA
- a CDS encoding uracil-DNA glycosylase codes for MTVKIDESWRKVLQPEFEKPYFQELIQFVKQEYQTQTVYPAGGQIFHAFDACPFERVKVVILGQDPYHGKGQAHGLAFSVQFGVRSPPSLVNVFKELESDLGIARPDNGNLDRWAQQGVLLLNATLTVRASTPGSHQKKGWEEFTDAVIRIISEQKEHVVFILWGAYAQKKAELIDSRKHLVLKAAHPSPYAADKGFFGSKPFSKTNAYLQQKGLEPIQW; via the coding sequence ATGACCGTAAAGATAGATGAAAGCTGGCGCAAGGTGTTGCAGCCCGAGTTCGAGAAGCCCTATTTTCAGGAGCTTATTCAATTTGTAAAGCAGGAGTACCAAACGCAAACGGTATACCCCGCGGGCGGCCAGATTTTCCATGCTTTCGACGCCTGCCCCTTCGAGCGGGTGAAGGTGGTTATCCTAGGTCAGGACCCGTACCACGGCAAAGGCCAGGCCCACGGATTGGCCTTTTCGGTGCAGTTTGGGGTTCGGTCGCCGCCTTCGCTCGTCAACGTGTTCAAGGAGCTGGAAAGCGACCTGGGCATCGCGCGCCCCGACAACGGCAACCTCGACCGGTGGGCCCAGCAAGGCGTGCTGCTGCTGAATGCCACGCTTACGGTACGCGCCTCCACGCCCGGCTCGCACCAGAAGAAAGGCTGGGAGGAGTTCACCGATGCCGTTATCCGCATCATCTCCGAGCAGAAGGAGCACGTGGTGTTCATCCTGTGGGGGGCCTACGCCCAGAAAAAAGCCGAGCTAATCGACAGCCGCAAGCACCTCGTGCTGAAAGCCGCGCACCCCTCGCCCTACGCCGCCGATAAAGGATTCTTCGGCTCGAAGCCCTTCAGCAAAACCAACGCTTACCTGCAGCAGAAAGGTCTGGAGCCCATTCAGTGGTAG